In the genome of Raphanus sativus cultivar WK10039 chromosome 9, ASM80110v3, whole genome shotgun sequence, the window GAATGGTAGAGCTTTCCGGTATATTAGAGACAGTAGTCCCTCCAATATCATTGAAAGGAAGAGCTTTCCATGAATATGCTTCATTCATAGGACAGATATCAAGAGCTGCTCCCTCTAATGTGTCAGGAGCCATGGAGAAAACCAGACGGCGAAGGTCAGTACCAATTGTTTCACCATAGTTTCTGAGTATGAATGATTATTACTCCTCTGATCTCCATGTCTCCTTGATTCAGGTCCAGAGAAGCTCAACATTATCTGTCAATGGATCTATGCTCTGAAGATATTGCATTCTTGGGTCATCACAGTAAATATAGAAGAGATGAATAAACCACCCAGTTTCAGTTTGTATAGAAATTAGAAACAATCCATACTTAATGAGTTTTAAACATGTTTGCTCAGCACTAACTTGGCAGAGTTTAGAGATCAACCTCTTGAGCCTTGCTTTAGGCATGACCATACTGCATAGTTACTTCATTTTACATAtagaaaaattgaaaagaaacaGCAGCTCTTTAAGGtttctgaaaaagaaattagataaataaaagATTCTACATTATCACAGAGATTATAAATAAGATGAACCATTATCTCTTCTACGAGCccataaaacaaaatgttaCTTTTCTCTATTAAGGTTTCAAGTAAAATGCATATGTAGTAAAAATTCAACACCCCTCTGGTGTGAGTGAATGCTTCTTCTTATCTCTCTTTTGCAGCAGTGGATACTGAATATGAGATCAGACTTTGCCTTCGAGTTTATCATTATTAACAAGAGGAAGCAACTCCATCTTGTTTCTTGGTGTACGAGGAGTCCTAGGAGTTCctggctgctgctgctgctgcgaAAGCTTATGCCTCACGTATCCATAGAACGTGCAGCCCACAAGCGTGATCCCACATCCAACAGCATTCATGTACGATATTGGGTTACGGAATATCAACCACGACACCATTACAGCCACCGCAACCTAGCACAAGTAGAAGAACATGAACCACATGCGAtttgcaaacaaacaaacaataaagAGCTTAGGCATTGTCATTTTGTTACCTTGAGATTTCCAGCTACGTTGAATGTGACTGCGGTTGTGGAGTGGATGACATAGAAGATGGAGAAGTTGAGACAGAAGGCCAACACACCAGAGCTGAATATGATGATGAGTGCTGACCAGGGAGACGGGTGTGCATCAAACCAGCTCAGGATCCCGTTGCCTTCCAGTAGTAATGCAGGTAACCCGAGAATCATGGTGGCGAAAGGCGCCATGTAGTACACTGTGTTTATGCTGCATAAGCAAGAACAGAACAATCAATTCATTGGTTAACTTATCAATCACCTCTGTGGCTAAACCAATTACAATGAATGCTTCTTCTATATAAAGAATAAGATGCCATTACATGATTTATCTAGTGCCAATATAAGTAAAAATCACTCCATATCGAATCCAATAAAGACACAACAAGCAATCACTCCATCATATTGAATCCAATAAAGACACAACAAGCAACACAGCACTGACCTGTCAAACTTGTAACCATGAAGAAGAGACTCAGCTAGAATGGTCTTAGTAGAAGTAGCTAAACACCCAAACAGAGCAGCACAGAATCCAAACATGTTAAAGCTAAGCTCTGTAACCGAAGTCAGAAGGATCCCTCCAACGATGGGGACAAGAGACGCCCAAATACGCCAGTCAAAGTACTTCCTCCACACCAACCACTGTAACACAACTGCTCCAAACACACATACACAATCAGATTCATCCAACCAAGAACAGGCAAAGATCATAATCTCATCTCAAACCCTATATAACCTGTAGTAGCAGGAGTGAAGGACTTGATGGTCTGCATAAACGAAACGGGGATGTAACGGAGGCTGACATTCCCCAACACAATGTTGATGCAGAAGACGAAAGACATGGGGAAGATCCTCCTCCACCGATCTTCAGGCTCGACGAGGATCAAAGGTTTAAGCTTGAGGATTTTGATCACGACGTAAGCTCCAATCGACGAACATATGAAGTGAACGCACGAAACCGACAAAGGAAACTTGAAATCCAGTTTCTGCATCACAAAGTTGACAACTTTAATCTAAGATTAGATTAATTAAGACTCGAGATGAGATCAAAACCTGGAAGATCCATTTGTTCATGATGATGACGGTGACGTTGAAGCCCCACCACTGGAGAATCGCTAGTAGAGATCTGAACACGCTTCCTTCTTCCATCTCTCGACCCAGAAGAAAAAGTTTGCGAATTTCGGAATCAGATCGAGAAATGAAGGAAACCCAGAAGATGATTTAACGAAGTTTTGGGGAAGTGAATCGGtgtaacagagagagagagatcgagaaGCTAAAActagagaagaagaggaaacccTAATTCAAATTGTAAGCGGAGAGGAAGGTAACGGTGGGAGTGAGGGGCTCTTGTTCCATGTGAAGTTCTCTTCTTCAGCTCATCAAATCTCAAACGTCTGTCTCTATCTCTTTAGGCcatgaaaataatgtttttgcTCTTCCCGTAGGATTCCTTTTATTATAAATCagaatattctcttttttttttggcaattaagttatttaatttaattttcagtttcatctgaaaattaaagtaaaaagTCTAACGGTGAGAAAGAAGTAAAGAGAGTAAAAAATATCATGAAATTGTATATTCCATGTTAGTCAactttcgatttttttttcaaagctCCATtgcatttattaatattttggcaaaattttcaattttcacaTCTCTTGAATTTAAGTTCTTTTCCTTGCAACATCATATGATATACTAATTCAAAAGCATTCAATATATAGtagtaatagtttttttttcaaaaaagaatactccctccgtttctaaatAGATGATTTAAggagtttttgatgtttcaaaatagttgatgttttagtatatcaatgtactttttaactttatcaaaaactgtgtaaccaatgataaaatgtaatatattttgtgattgattgaacaatttttaatttatattttaatgatactttttagattaaaaaacaagtttcttaataatcGTGCACAATCCTAAActtcatctattttgaaacagagagagtatataGTAGTGATAAATTACTGgactattattattataatttacatttacaGATATAAAACTTCCATATACAgtgaaatttctataaattaataatgttagaactataccaaaattatatatttttttattaatttataaaaattattaatttatcgatatattaattaaaccaaacattcaatttaaaactataaaattatattaatttgtagagatttttaatatatattaatttatcgaatattaatttaaagaggttagaTTGTATCTTGTATTTAAAGGGGGTTATTGGGAGAAGAATTCGTATAGAGTTTGTGAATTTTAAGAGttgattgattttaaaagttaCGTGGATTGTGAAAATGTATATAACATTGACTTATAGAATTTGATCATGATTTTCTTAGATTTGTCTAGCTTTTCATTAACTTGGATTACCAAAAGAGGTTTCATTAAAGAGACACActtgttatatataaagaataataaaaaaatatttttttaaaaaatatttcgagttatagttttcaaattctaacattttttaaaaatttttgttttaaaattttctttttgaaaatgattttccaaactattataaactttttatttaaagtttttatatatataaatttaattatatattgaaaatgataaacattataaatataaattatgttttcaaaagtgTAATGGTATACAAAATGTAATGAATTATAGATTTGGACATAATTTGGTAAAGATTGcacatggattttgaaaatcacatggatacatatgatattttgaaagttgagtctcatgaataaaaatgaatacAATTCATGTctcaataacaatagatttagttagaattagagaatctataataacaaaactttttgaataacaatggattttgaaaatttttaaaccaataacaatggattctaTTACGATTTATGAAATCCAAGAACCAATAACAAAGAAATctcaaaatttccaaaattcatGTAAATTCATCTCCCAATAACCCCCCCCCCTAAATCAAgcatttatttgttatttatttgttatacaTTACCGTATTATAATTTTGTCCCAAAAGAAAGTTCAGAGTGCATAATTAAATGTACTCTCTGTTTTTACTTATTAATCGaaacattttgtttgtttacgtCACAGTCGAAACATttgtttcttttcctcacaatgGAAATCATCTTTGTTATTtccacaaattttaaataaattgtaGGAAAATAGATTTTCCCTTTTGTTTTGTGTTATTTATTCCAAATATTTCCGAGGATGTGGGGAGATTACTACCGTCCGATGAACATACTTTTCTCATGACGTTGACATCCCGCTGCTAGCCTGCTACtgtctatttattttgttggttATGGAATAgctaatttgttttttattgcAAATTATGTCTTCTTGTTCAAATAAGTTATGTGCAGTGTTTAGTTGTTTATAAGTGATCAATAATTCAATATATTAATGTTGACCCCAAAAATTTCAACATATAAATAAGAAACTTTGgggattttttttgtaaccgaCGATATACTTATAGCAGTTGCACGTTAAAGTCCAAAGCTATCAAAACTACGGACCAAGCTACTCAAGCATGCGTATTTTagattgagatttttttttacaacttgTTCTTGTAAGCATGAAAAATAAGCATGCAGAAAGATATTGAGAACATTTacgaaattattatattattttttgtaaaaaatgttaatttttttacgTCTATAAGGCGTAATTTACGAAATATCCTTTAGAGTTTATTAGAATAGTAAGTTTTCTCTGAAGTGTAATTATAGGTTTGGCAGCCAAATTGTAGAGAAAACCGGCAATGCATATGTGTATTTATTGCGGTTGAATTgctttgaatttatatataactataaattttaaccAGTTTCACAGGCAAAATGcatgatgtatatatatgaaattacaTACATGAAACCGATTTTTAACATGCATTGTTCCTGCATATGACCATTGGGTATTGTGTTTTTGGCTGACTTGGTCAATGGTCTCACTTTGTGTGAACAATAAGATAGGGAAAATATCGTGAATGAAGTAGGCAGCAAGTTTTGGTTTCCCTTTTGCATAGTGTAAGCAATGTAGACTACCTTTGACTTAACTAGTAGGCTAGTAGCTTCGATGGGGTAAAATGTAAGGCAAGTTAGGAGTTTTCAAGCCAAGATTTAAACCATTATAGAATTTTAGCGATCGCCTAAGTGCCAAAAATTTGTTCCTATCAAGTTTAGTGATTTCACTCGCGTTTAGGTAAAAGAATAGTTTATCTGGACGCTACTTATGCTCGTAGTTTTACCCACGCATGCATGATGATAGTATCACATAAAATGTCAAGGTAATGCTGAACAAGAGAATGTGAGGATATTGGGGTATTGGTTAtacttaaaatcataaaacaaaagaagatatcagttttgaaatgttaatcATCACTTCGTTTCATCTACGGTTTCTCTCTCTAGAGAGCaagtcatttttttttgttgctaaaaatgtaattttcccATGCTAATAAATAATTCCGtgacatatacatatataaacccACTTTGATAGAAAGGAGAAGAAAtctacaaaagtaaaaaaacatatgtatcTAGAGAAACTCGTCCTCTTAATAGCCATTATTGGTAGATATTCCTGATGCGGGTTTCAGTTATTGAACATTGATCCAAATGTTTTATAGACCTAAAACCGAAATGGAGACGCaatatatatgatcaaaatgaaattataatataGTGACAAGTGTGTTGCCACTTGCCACCAAGTGTGTATGGTTGTATCAAGCACATGGATGGTGTTTGTCCCTTTGCTTCCTGCAAACACCAGTCAATGAATAGAATCTAATCTGATATGCaacaattaatataataatatagattaataaTGCTATGAAATCAGCTAATGAACAAATCATAATGCCTACTcctaaatgttaaaaattacTAATAAGACAAtcatttttatgaattttccatttttatacgCAAGTAActtttaatacattttattaaaaaggtaaTTTAATCATACATACTACTATATAACACGAATATCTAAACCGTCTGGTGTACTAGCTTTCACCTAGAAAAAATGTTTCAGTTGACCGGTTAGCAGATTATATAGGCCTTTGGGGGATTTTATTGGGCCAGATCCTGAGAGTCCAGCGAGAATGAAAGTGACACAAGTATGTATGGATGGCCTTTTTGCTATTCAGGAAGTAGGTTAAACTTATCAATTAGTTAGGCCTTTTATTATCtcactaggtgattttcccgtgctcatgcacgggtataaatatttataaaataaatatactatactAATTGATTGCTATatactttagttttaaattaatttataaatttttatgcataatttatattaataatattacaatacttcaattagacatatgattttagatatgttatatctagtcgaTTTTTTatagtcgatttagttatcatttaggtatatttgattacatttatttctctaaattcaactGTAGtactttttattctaaatatattaaaatttgattaacTTTATTATATgcatttaggttggttgttgtatttctttattttaatataatatattattttagatataagatTGATTAGTCGAGTCACTCATATTTTGAGTATACTGAGTcacatatattctttcaaattcaaacagaaatataatttttttaatgtttacgTGGTCAgactaataaaattaagtatcCAGACTCCGTTTAGCAAAAATCCAattgatattaatatataatatacaataatttaaatattttatatattgagttacatacataagtaactgatacatttttggaagctcatTAACACGTATCAATattacaataattaaatatcttataaatctaaataattctatgtcttagatttattgaaagataaactaaaatttattttatataatctaaaaatgagaattcatatttactttggtatttggattatgtttatattaaactccaaaaacataaaaacataaaatttaaaaaaattaatattaggaaaacatataattgtaataataaaaatataatatatctacatcgttaaagtatatattgtagtgttatttaaaatattttataattatttgatcaaaagatgtttattgttaaaatgatagtttttattatctcttaaaaataaacagtaaaaaattgtgattgtatttgataaatcatattatataagtaaaatataatttatagatatttttttctggagttgaaagatattataataaactaaatatattaaaagttaacaaaaaatttcaataatactaattataaactatttttagtcaattaaacatctatcagtttaggttacttaattattttatgtaatcatttaagaaattagatagatatatcaaaatatttttattattttgtattgtttaaaattatgttttaaaataaataatatttcttttttctaatatcaagattatctttctgaaatttgcttttataaaatctcattatatacaaataattttttttcatataagaaacaatagatataaaataagtattttattacttcaaaagtatattttatgttacttaaaatagtttttaaataaaatattactatgttgtgaaatttcttttttaatgaactcatattatatatacatatatattttcgtttttaaatttgatttttaaaatttatgtatgtttctttttttaatatatgttttatggaaatttattaaaaaggaaactaaataaaaaataatagtatttaaatgtaatattgttaattcattaagggtatcaatgtaatcaaccatcgtgaaagttaacgtgagcgcgacacataggaaactgacttctcaaat includes:
- the LOC130494751 gene encoding UDP-galactose transporter 1-like; this translates as MEEGSVFRSLLAILQWWGFNVTVIIMNKWIFQKLDFKFPLSVSCVHFICSSIGAYVVIKILKLKPLILVEPEDRWRRIFPMSFVFCINIVLGNVSLRYIPVSFMQTIKSFTPATTVVLQWLVWRKYFDWRIWASLVPIVGGILLTSVTELSFNMFGFCAALFGCLATSTKTILAESLLHGYKFDSINTVYYMAPFATMILGLPALLLEGNGILSWFDAHPSPWSALIIIFSSGVLAFCLNFSIFYVIHSTTAVTFNVAGNLKVAVAVMVSWLIFRNPISYMNAVGCGITLVGCTFYGYVRHKLSQQQQQPGTPRTPRTPRNKMELLPLVNNDKLEGKV